The proteins below come from a single Miscanthus floridulus cultivar M001 chromosome 1, ASM1932011v1, whole genome shotgun sequence genomic window:
- the LOC136479219 gene encoding photosystem I reaction center subunit II, chloroplastic-like — protein sequence MAMATQASAATRHLLAAAWAKPRQLSSQLAMPPPSSSRGPAPLRASAEEVVTEEAPKGFVPPQLDPNTPSPIFGGSTGGLLRKAQVEEFYVITWTSPKEQVFEMPTGGAAIMREGPNLLKLARKEQCLALGTRLRSKYKINYQFYRVFPNGEVQYLHPKDGVYPEKVNAGRQGVGQNFRSIGKNVNPIDVKFTGKNTFDI from the coding sequence atggccatggccacgcaagCCTCCGCCGCCACGCGCCACCTGCTGGCCGCCGCCTGGGCGAAACCACGGCAGCTGAGCTCGCAGCTCGcgatgccgccgccgtcgtcctcccGCGGGCCGGCCCCGCTCCGCGCGTCCGCCGAGGAGGTGGTGACCGAGGAGGCGCCCAAGGGGTTCGTGCCCCCGCAGCTGGACCCCAACACGCCGTCGCCGATCTTCGGCGGCAGCACGGGCGGGCTGCTCCGCAAGGCGCAGGTGGAGGAGTTCTACGTCATCACGTGGACGTCCCCGAAGGAGCAGGTGTTCGAGATGCCCACGGGCGGCGCCGCCATCATGCGGGAGGGGCCCAACCTCCTGAAGCTGGCGCGCAAGGAGCAGTGCCTGGCGCTCGGCACCAGGCTGCGCTCCAAGTACAAGATCAACTACCAGTTCTACCGCGTCTTCCCCAACGGCGAGGTGCAGTACCTCCACCCCAAGGACGGCGTCTACCCGGAGAAGGTCAACGCCGGCAGGCAGGGCGTCGGGCAGAACTTCCGCAGCATCGGCAAGAACGTCAACCCCATCGACGTCAAGTTCACCGGCAAGAACACCTTCGACATCTAA